A single region of the Methyloceanibacter stevinii genome encodes:
- a CDS encoding MarR family winged helix-turn-helix transcriptional regulator encodes MTTKSKNPLESSATHLLHRAGQRAADIFAEEAKKSGLTPRQYAVLTAVSQEEGLPQAELVARTGIDRSTLADIVARLLGRGLIQRKRAKEDGRAYAIKLSAKGTKALTKAKPAASTADSRLLAGLSATKRNEFLQTLATIVAAGDDA; translated from the coding sequence ATGACGACGAAATCTAAGAATCCGCTCGAGAGCTCTGCGACGCATCTGTTGCATCGCGCCGGTCAGCGGGCGGCGGACATCTTTGCCGAAGAGGCGAAGAAGAGCGGGCTCACGCCTCGGCAGTACGCGGTCCTCACCGCCGTCTCGCAGGAAGAGGGACTGCCGCAGGCGGAGCTTGTCGCGCGCACCGGCATCGATCGCTCGACCCTCGCCGACATCGTCGCCCGGCTGCTTGGGCGCGGCCTCATTCAGCGCAAGCGCGCCAAGGAAGACGGCCGGGCCTACGCGATCAAGCTGAGCGCGAAGGGCACGAAAGCGCTGACCAAGGCGAAGCCTGCTGCAAGTACGGCCGACTCGCGGCTCCTGGCGGGACTCAGCGCGACGAAACGGAACGAGTTTCTGCAGACGCTGGCCACGATCGTGGCCGCTGGAGACGACGCCTAG